One Qipengyuania gaetbuli genomic region harbors:
- a CDS encoding MICOS complex subunit MIC60, translating into MDEYSSTRRAGGSTRSMLLAVTGAFALGAALVGYVAWRMNASEEVAEEPAQIAEPAATETAAPSPTPSASESAAAQAVERVAEQQGGIDQRLAAAEQRLARLDLQAEASAGNVARAEGLLIAFATRRAIDKGAELGYLADQLRLRFGDALPNAVNTILTFSREPVTLDQLIARLDGLAPQLQTGEGKPSLERFADELGALFTIRRESAPSPQPEKRLERARLFLQSGRADAAVAEVRNLPGAVNAEGWLRDAERYASAQRALDLIETAAVLEPRRLRDGAGNRIEQPSPVE; encoded by the coding sequence ATGGACGAGTATTCGAGCACTCGGCGGGCCGGGGGCAGCACGCGCTCCATGTTGCTTGCCGTGACCGGCGCATTCGCGCTGGGGGCTGCCCTGGTGGGCTACGTCGCCTGGCGGATGAACGCCTCGGAAGAGGTTGCGGAAGAACCGGCACAGATCGCCGAACCCGCCGCCACCGAAACTGCCGCACCAAGCCCCACGCCCAGCGCCAGCGAAAGCGCTGCCGCACAGGCAGTGGAACGCGTGGCCGAACAGCAGGGCGGCATCGACCAGCGCCTTGCCGCTGCCGAACAGCGACTTGCCCGGCTGGATCTCCAGGCCGAGGCATCGGCAGGCAATGTCGCCCGCGCCGAAGGGCTTCTGATCGCCTTCGCTACGCGCCGCGCGATCGATAAGGGGGCCGAACTCGGCTACCTCGCCGACCAGCTGCGGCTACGCTTCGGCGACGCGCTGCCCAATGCGGTGAACACTATTCTCACTTTCTCGCGCGAGCCGGTGACGCTCGACCAGCTGATCGCCCGTCTGGACGGGCTCGCCCCGCAATTGCAGACGGGCGAAGGCAAGCCGAGCCTTGAACGCTTTGCCGACGAACTGGGCGCGCTGTTCACCATCCGCCGCGAAAGCGCGCCGTCGCCGCAGCCCGAAAAGCGGCTCGAGCGTGCCCGCCTGTTCCTGCAGTCCGGCCGCGCCGATGCCGCAGTGGCGGAGGTTCGCAACCTGCCGGGCGCGGTCAATGCCGAAGGCTGGCTGCGCGATGCGGAACGCTATGCCTCGGCGCAGCGTGCGCTGGACCTCATCGAAACCGCAGCCGTGCTCGAACCACGCCGCCTGCGCGACGGGGCCGGCAACCGCATCGAACAGCCGAGCCCGGTGGAGTAG
- a CDS encoding protein-disulfide reductase DsbD family protein — MTLARIMDVWRVRMAAILIAVLCLLPAVSHAQDRAPRYGDENIAVQLYANGAPKAGEEWLLALRFTPSAPEWHGYWANPGDAGQGMDLQLDLPEGWVVGKPLYPVPQTLLIGGLMNHIFEGEYVVLVPVTPPEGADVAALASVTGYVEYLACTDRVCVPQDAELRAISGGDFATWRAAVAPLLDSTAGFEIAGERLRIGIPLPASMELGDLHLFLENSDLGNGLRPQYAAIQTWVREGNLLVAELPLTRIDRAGGDKPAQVEGILSLGDGRGVRFVAEPADVPLEGVKPLRGPDAMPELWVLLLASLLGGLLLNVMPCVFPILSLKALALAKAGGDQAAARRDALAYTAGVVLACAGLGALILLLRSAGQQVGWAFQLQEPAIIASLFVLSAAITANFLGLFSIPGIAISGGKPSSSGSFATGLLAAFVATPCTGPFMALALGAALVLRPVEGLAIFTALGVGLALPFLLVGFVPAIRKRLPAPGPWMERFRRWMALPMGLTALALAWLLWRVGGPLFLLAGTGVAAGILLALGAFLPSRAGEKRDARLAAVGLAMAAISGLAVAETFDPPVAEEAESLLAPRPFSQDALAEARASGKPVFVWFTADWCVTCKVNESVAIEREETRAAFEQAGVISLRGDWTRKDEEIASFLASQGAAGVPLYLWYPAGGDAQQLPQVLTPDLLPQLAQPGAERTRR; from the coding sequence GTGACACTGGCAAGGATTATGGACGTCTGGCGGGTCAGGATGGCAGCGATCCTGATCGCTGTCCTGTGCCTGCTGCCGGCGGTGTCCCACGCGCAGGACCGCGCGCCCCGCTATGGCGACGAAAATATAGCGGTCCAGCTGTACGCCAATGGTGCGCCGAAGGCGGGCGAGGAATGGTTGCTGGCCCTTCGGTTCACGCCGAGCGCGCCTGAATGGCACGGCTATTGGGCGAACCCGGGCGATGCGGGGCAGGGCATGGATCTGCAACTCGACCTGCCCGAGGGCTGGGTGGTGGGAAAGCCGCTCTACCCCGTGCCGCAGACCCTGTTGATCGGCGGGCTGATGAACCACATTTTCGAGGGCGAGTACGTCGTTCTCGTGCCGGTCACGCCGCCCGAGGGTGCCGACGTCGCCGCTCTTGCGTCGGTAACGGGCTATGTCGAATACCTTGCCTGCACCGACCGCGTCTGTGTGCCGCAGGATGCGGAGCTGCGGGCAATTAGTGGCGGCGACTTCGCCACCTGGCGTGCGGCAGTCGCGCCGCTGCTCGACAGCACGGCAGGCTTCGAGATTGCAGGCGAACGCCTGCGCATCGGTATCCCGCTGCCTGCCTCGATGGAACTGGGCGATCTCCACCTCTTCCTCGAGAATTCCGACCTCGGGAACGGCCTCAGGCCGCAATACGCCGCGATCCAGACATGGGTTCGCGAGGGCAATCTCCTCGTCGCCGAACTGCCGCTGACCCGTATCGATAGGGCGGGCGGAGATAAGCCAGCACAGGTAGAGGGCATCCTCTCGCTGGGCGATGGGCGCGGCGTGCGTTTCGTCGCCGAACCTGCCGACGTACCGCTCGAAGGGGTGAAGCCGCTGCGCGGCCCGGATGCGATGCCCGAATTGTGGGTGCTGCTCCTTGCATCGCTGCTCGGCGGGCTGCTGCTCAACGTCATGCCCTGCGTGTTTCCGATCCTCAGCCTCAAGGCGCTGGCGCTGGCGAAGGCGGGCGGCGACCAGGCGGCGGCGCGGCGCGATGCGCTGGCCTATACAGCCGGCGTCGTGCTGGCCTGTGCGGGGCTCGGCGCGCTGATCCTGCTGCTGCGGTCGGCAGGGCAACAGGTGGGCTGGGCATTCCAGTTGCAGGAGCCTGCGATCATCGCCTCGCTCTTCGTTCTGTCTGCGGCAATCACGGCCAATTTCCTCGGCCTGTTTTCCATTCCGGGGATCGCGATTTCTGGTGGAAAGCCGAGTTCTTCAGGGTCCTTCGCCACCGGTCTGCTCGCCGCATTTGTTGCCACGCCGTGCACCGGTCCTTTCATGGCGCTGGCGCTTGGCGCAGCGCTGGTGCTGCGCCCGGTGGAAGGGCTGGCCATCTTCACCGCGCTCGGCGTGGGTCTTGCACTGCCTTTCCTGCTGGTCGGTTTCGTGCCCGCGATCCGCAAGCGCCTGCCTGCACCGGGACCGTGGATGGAGCGTTTCCGCCGCTGGATGGCGCTGCCGATGGGCCTCACCGCGCTCGCTCTCGCCTGGCTCCTCTGGCGTGTGGGCGGGCCGCTTTTCCTCCTCGCCGGAACGGGCGTCGCGGCAGGCATATTGCTGGCGCTCGGCGCTTTCCTGCCCTCGCGCGCCGGAGAGAAGCGCGACGCGCGGCTGGCCGCGGTCGGCCTCGCCATGGCAGCGATATCGGGTCTTGCGGTGGCCGAAACGTTCGACCCGCCTGTCGCGGAAGAGGCCGAGAGCCTGCTCGCTCCGCGTCCCTTCTCGCAAGACGCGCTGGCCGAAGCGCGGGCGAGCGGGAAGCCGGTCTTCGTGTGGTTCACCGCCGACTGGTGCGTCACCTGCAAGGTCAATGAAAGCGTTGCCATCGAACGCGAGGAAACCCGCGCAGCCTTCGAGCAGGCAGGGGTGATATCGCTACGCGGCGACTGGACGCGCAAGGACGAGGAAATCGCCAGCTTCCTCGCCAGCCAGGGGGCGGCAGGCGTGCCGCTCTACCTGTGGTATCCAGCCGGCGGCGACGCGCAGCAATTGCCGCAGGTGCTTACGCCGGATCTGCTTCCTCAGCTTGCTCAGCCGGGGGCGGAGCGCACTCGCCGATAA
- a CDS encoding S10 family peptidase — protein MTRQLLAAAAALALATPLAAQEKPEASAQAEMITPQVKSRDLSGTFGGQRIAYKATVGETILTGDDGKQEAVIVTTSYVKSPRDTSRPVFFIYNGGPGSGSVWLQMGAWGPKRVAIPSDARDDGAPPYPLLDNPDSLIDVADLVFIDPPGTGFSYLTDGTDPKKYYGLRQDAKAVAQVIRRWINDNGRWNSPKYLGGESYGTTRTAMVVDELEGGTFNDVGLNGLILVSTILDFAGREPTPGNEMAYIVTLPNMAAAAFYHGKVEAPSVESIAEEARQFAIGPYATALLKGQDLPAAERAAVRAELSRLTGLSEAYLDQAELRVTSERFYKELLRDRGLTIGRLDARYTGRDYDNAGETPDNDPSFYGIDAGYTAAINSWLRDSLGFATDREYQSIGRDPGQHWDWSLGSGWGRNAYLNVAPFVGKAMRENSGLRLFNAQGWYDFATPFFGAEYSLNRVGIPQDRLTFRYYDAGHMMYVRDEDRAKLSADLRAFIRAR, from the coding sequence CGCGACCTGTCCGGCACCTTCGGCGGGCAGCGCATCGCCTACAAGGCGACCGTGGGCGAGACGATCCTGACCGGCGACGACGGCAAGCAGGAAGCGGTCATCGTCACCACCAGCTATGTTAAGAGCCCGCGCGACACATCGCGCCCGGTGTTCTTCATCTACAATGGTGGCCCCGGTTCGGGCTCGGTGTGGCTGCAGATGGGTGCATGGGGGCCGAAACGGGTCGCCATCCCTTCCGATGCGCGCGACGACGGGGCGCCGCCCTACCCGCTGCTCGACAATCCCGACAGCCTGATCGACGTCGCCGACCTCGTCTTCATCGATCCGCCGGGCACGGGCTTCAGCTACCTGACCGACGGAACCGACCCGAAGAAATACTACGGCCTCAGGCAGGACGCGAAGGCCGTGGCGCAGGTCATCCGGCGCTGGATCAACGACAATGGCCGCTGGAACAGCCCCAAGTACCTCGGCGGGGAAAGCTACGGCACCACGCGCACCGCGATGGTGGTGGACGAGCTTGAAGGCGGCACCTTCAACGATGTCGGCCTTAACGGGTTGATCCTCGTTTCGACGATCCTCGACTTCGCGGGGCGCGAACCGACGCCGGGCAACGAGATGGCCTATATCGTCACCCTGCCGAACATGGCCGCAGCCGCGTTCTATCACGGCAAGGTGGAAGCACCCTCGGTCGAATCGATCGCGGAAGAAGCACGCCAATTCGCCATCGGTCCCTATGCGACCGCGCTGCTGAAGGGACAGGACCTCCCCGCGGCAGAACGCGCGGCCGTGCGGGCGGAACTGTCGCGCCTGACGGGCCTTTCCGAAGCCTATCTCGACCAGGCGGAACTGCGCGTGACGTCGGAGCGGTTCTACAAGGAACTGCTGCGCGACCGAGGTCTCACCATCGGCCGCCTCGATGCGCGCTACACCGGCCGCGACTACGACAATGCAGGCGAGACGCCGGACAACGACCCCAGCTTCTACGGCATCGATGCAGGCTACACGGCCGCGATCAACAGCTGGCTGCGGGACAGTCTGGGCTTTGCGACCGACCGCGAATACCAGTCCATCGGACGCGATCCGGGCCAGCATTGGGACTGGTCGCTGGGCAGCGGCTGGGGGCGCAATGCCTATCTCAACGTCGCGCCATTCGTCGGCAAGGCCATGCGCGAAAACTCGGGCCTGCGCCTGTTCAACGCGCAAGGCTGGTACGATTTCGCGACGCCCTTCTTTGGCGCGGAATATTCGCTCAATCGGGTGGGAATCCCGCAGGACCGGTTGACCTTCCGTTACTATGACGCGGGGCACATGATGTATGTGCGCGACGAAGACCGGGCAAAACTCAGCGCCGATCTCAGGGCATTCATCCGGGCGCGTTGA
- a CDS encoding uroporphyrinogen-III synthase, whose amino-acid sequence MSRPVFVFRPEPGLSVTLETARALGLDAHGCPLFEVEPAEWDAPQVDDFDGLLVGSSNVFRHGGTNLDRLVRLPVYAVGEATAEGAREKGFIVSRTGRGGLQALLDEAKLGGRRLLRLAGEAHVELDPPDGTDIDTRVVYRTVPLDIPGDMAAMLGKGGIVLLHSGEAAVRLREECERLGVDRSAITVAALGPRIAGMAGDGWQSVHTSSHPRDAELLALVEQLCQTGAG is encoded by the coding sequence GTGAGCCGCCCGGTCTTCGTCTTCCGGCCCGAACCGGGCCTGTCCGTAACGCTGGAAACCGCCCGTGCACTGGGGCTGGACGCGCATGGATGCCCGCTTTTCGAGGTCGAACCCGCCGAATGGGACGCGCCGCAGGTCGATGATTTCGACGGCCTGCTGGTCGGCAGCTCCAACGTCTTCCGGCACGGCGGCACCAATCTCGACCGGCTGGTCAGGCTGCCCGTCTATGCCGTGGGCGAAGCGACCGCGGAAGGCGCGCGCGAGAAGGGCTTCATCGTATCGCGCACGGGTCGCGGCGGCCTGCAGGCGCTGCTCGACGAGGCGAAGCTGGGCGGACGCCGCCTGCTGAGGCTGGCCGGCGAGGCGCATGTCGAACTGGACCCGCCCGATGGCACCGATATCGATACCCGCGTGGTCTATCGCACCGTGCCGCTCGATATCCCCGGGGACATGGCGGCAATGCTGGGCAAGGGCGGTATCGTCCTCCTCCATTCGGGCGAGGCGGCAGTGCGCCTGCGCGAGGAATGCGAGCGGCTGGGCGTCGACCGGTCGGCTATTACCGTCGCGGCGCTTGGACCGCGGATTGCCGGCATGGCCGGCGATGGCTGGCAATCCGTCCACACCTCGAGCCACCCTCGCGATGCCGAGCTACTGGCCTTGGTGGAACAGTTGTGCCAGACAGGCGCGGGGTAA
- a CDS encoding FAD-dependent monooxygenase, with the protein MTDKRDLLILGGGLVGSTLALAAAKQGFTSHLVDRADPADLTAEGFDGRASAISTASWRLFRNIGLADTLEPHGCPIESIAVLDQMKPGRLDFTPEEHEGSLGRMFANRVLRTALFDAVKQEPLITLHAPVEVTERHRDAYGVSATLADGKVLKADLLIGAEGRRSPTREDAALKMASWDYSHRAIITGLDHTKPHGGVAWEIFYPAGPFALLPLLDGPDGQHRSALVWTVDEKDAAGVLKMGERAFLAEVQKRMGDLLGDLTLNSPRTSYPLTFQHTARIVGERMALVGDSAHGMHPIAGQGLNLGLRDVGALVEVLGDARRLGLDIGDAQVLDRYEKWRALDSIMVMGATDSLTRLFGVPGKAASAVRRLGMAGVQRSGWLKKFFMDEARGVSGDVPELMKA; encoded by the coding sequence ATGACAGACAAGCGCGACCTGCTCATTCTCGGCGGCGGACTCGTCGGCTCCACACTGGCGCTGGCAGCCGCGAAACAGGGCTTTACCAGCCACCTGGTCGACCGGGCAGATCCGGCGGACCTGACTGCGGAAGGCTTCGACGGACGGGCATCGGCCATCTCGACTGCCAGCTGGCGCCTGTTCCGCAACATCGGCCTTGCCGACACGCTGGAGCCGCATGGCTGCCCGATCGAGAGCATTGCCGTGCTCGACCAGATGAAGCCGGGCCGCCTCGACTTCACGCCGGAGGAACACGAAGGTTCGCTGGGCCGGATGTTCGCCAACCGCGTGCTGCGCACCGCGCTGTTCGACGCAGTAAAGCAGGAACCGCTCATAACGCTCCACGCGCCGGTCGAAGTGACCGAACGCCACCGCGATGCCTATGGCGTTTCCGCCACGCTGGCGGACGGTAAGGTGCTCAAGGCCGACCTGCTGATCGGCGCCGAAGGCCGCCGCTCCCCCACGCGCGAGGATGCGGCGCTCAAGATGGCGAGCTGGGACTATTCGCACCGCGCTATCATCACCGGGCTCGACCACACGAAACCGCATGGCGGGGTCGCCTGGGAAATCTTCTATCCCGCAGGACCTTTCGCGCTCCTTCCGCTGCTCGACGGGCCGGACGGCCAACACCGCAGCGCGCTGGTCTGGACGGTGGACGAGAAGGACGCGGCCGGCGTGCTGAAAATGGGCGAGCGTGCTTTCCTCGCCGAAGTGCAGAAGCGCATGGGCGACCTGCTCGGCGACCTCACGCTGAACAGCCCGCGCACCTCCTACCCGCTCACCTTCCAGCACACCGCGCGCATCGTGGGCGAGCGCATGGCGCTGGTCGGCGACAGCGCGCACGGGATGCATCCGATCGCGGGACAGGGCCTCAACCTAGGCCTGCGCGATGTCGGTGCATTGGTCGAAGTGCTCGGCGATGCCCGCAGGCTCGGCCTCGATATCGGCGATGCGCAGGTGCTGGACCGCTACGAGAAATGGCGCGCGCTCGATTCCATCATGGTGATGGGCGCAACCGACAGCCTGACTCGCCTCTTCGGCGTGCCCGGCAAGGCGGCCAGCGCCGTGCGCAGGCTCGGCATGGCGGGCGTTCAGCGGTCCGGCTGGCTCAAGAAATTCTTCATGGACGAGGCCCGCGGCGTTTCGGGCGACGTGCCCGAACTGATGAAGGCCTGA